A genome region from Scleropages formosus chromosome 6, fSclFor1.1, whole genome shotgun sequence includes the following:
- the uqcr10 gene encoding cytochrome b-c1 complex subunit 9, whose product MALSQTVYNLLFRRTSTFAITIMVGAVLFERVFDQAGNAVFEQLNRGKLWKHIKHNYESKDE is encoded by the exons ATGGCGCTCTCCCAGACTGTGTACAATTTGCTCTTCAGGAGGACATCTACGTTCGCCATCACCATAATGGTGGGAGCCGTGCTCTTTGAACGAGTCTTCGACCAAGCTGGAAACGCGGTGTTCGAGCAGCTGAACCGCGGG AAACTGTGGAAGCACATTAAACACAACTACGAAAGTAAGGACGAGTGA
- the prodha gene encoding proline dehydrogenase 1, mitochondrial isoform X1 codes for MSYVKLTPAFAKAAGSRSLNRLASSRGRRLRCTATSTRRARAPAEQERQQQQQQRGEPSCAVLKESAQLELITEGRRVGAGDARRRPESIAMIDFENTKEAYKSKSTLELLRSLLVFKLCSYDLLVDRNKELMDLSRKVLGQKIFEQLMKMTFYGQFVAGEDQEAIKPLVQKNRAFGVGSVLDYSVEEDLTQEEAEKKEMDSCVSEAEKSSPDIVRECPSKDSECEDHREKKYKAHRQFGDRRGGVVSARTYFYADEAKCDQHMETFLRCIQASGGSSEDGFSAIKMTALGRPQFLLQFSEVLVKWRRFFSFLAAQQGKERMTALEQKLELDQLKESLTKLGVATKDDIQNWFTGEKLGSSGTIDLLDWNSLINDRTKISNLLVVPNLETGQLEPLLHKFTDEEERQMKRMLQRMDVLAKHAVQEGVRLMVDAEQTYFQPAISRLTLEMQRIFNKEKPIIFNTYQCYLKEAYDNVTVDVELSRREGWYFGAKLVRGAYMYQERRRAAEIGYEDPINLDYEATNRMYHRCLDFILEEIEHNRNANVMVASHNEDTVKFTLQRMNEMGLSPGENKVYFGQLLGMCDQISFPLGQAGFPVYKYVPYGPVNEVLPYLSRRAQENRGFMKGSTRERHLLWIELKRRLLSRELFYSPSY; via the exons ATGTCCTACGTGAAACTTACGCCAGCCTTTGCGAAGGCGGCCGGCTCGCGCAGCCTCAACAGGCTCGCGAGCTCGCGGGGCCGCCGGCTGCGCTGCACGGCGACCTCCACGAGGCGGGCGCGCGCGCCGGCGGAGCAGgaacggcagcagcagcaacaacagcgCGGCGAGCCCTCGTGCGCCGTGCTGAAAGAGTCCGCGCAGCTCGAGCTCATCACCGAAGGCAGGCGCGTTGGCGCCGGCGACGCCCGCCGCCGGCCCGAGAGCATCGCCATGATAGACTTCGAGAACACGAAGGAGGCGTACAAGAGCAAAAGCACGCTGGAGCTCCTCAGGAGTCTGCTCGTGTTCAAGCTTTGCTCGTACGACTTGTTGGTTGACAGGAACAAGGAG CTTATGGACTTGAGCAGAAAGGTTTTGGGGCAGAAAATATTTGAGCAGCTGATGAAGATGACCTTCTACGGGCAGTTTGTAGCTGGGGAGGATCAAGAGGCTATCAAGCCCTTGGTGCAGAAGAATCGGGCGTTTGGTGTAGGGTCAGTTCTGGACTACAGTGTGGAGGAAGACCTGACTCAGGAGGAGGCCGAGAAGAAAGAGATGGA TTCTTGTGTATCGGAAGCTGAGAAATCAAGTCCTG ACATTGTCAGAGAATGCCCCTCTAAGGACAGTGAAT GTGAGGACCACAGAGAGAAGAAGTACAAGGCCCACCGGCAGTTTGGAGATCGCCGGGGGGGCGTAGTCAGTGCCCGCACCTACTTCTATGCCGATGAGGCCAAGTGTGACCAGCACATGGAGACCTTCCTTCGTTGTATCCAAGCTTCAG GTGGAAGCTCTGAAGATGGCTTCTCGGCCATAAAAATGACTGCTCTGGGACGGCCACAGTTCTTG CTCCAGTTCTCAGAGGTGTTGGTGAAGTGGAGGCGCTTCTTCAGCTTCCTGGCTGCCCAGCAGGGGAAGGAAAGGATGACAGCTCTTGAGCAGAAGCTGGAGTTGGACCAGCTGAAG GAGAGTTTGACAAAGCTGGGTGTGGCCACCAAGGATGACATTCAGAACTGGTTTACAGGGGAGAAGCTGGGGTCATCTGG GACTATAGACCTGCTTGACTGGAACAGTCTGATTAATGACAGGACCAAGATCTCTAATCTGCTTGTTGTTCCGAATCTTGAG ACTGGACAGCTGGAGCCCCTCCTCCATAAATTCACGGATGAGGAAGAAAGACAGATGAAGAGAATGCTGCAGAGGATGGACGTACTTGCAAAG CATGCAGTACAGGAAGGTGTGCGGCTGATGGTCGATGCAGAGCAGACATACTTCCAGCCAGCAATAAGCAGGTTGACCCTGGAGATGCAGAGGATCTTCAACAAAGAAAAGCCCATAATCTTCAACACTTATCAGTGCTACCTTAAG GAGGCCTATGACAATGTGACTGTGGATGTAGAGCTGTCACGGCGAGAGGGCTGGTACTTTGGCGCCAAGCTGGTGCGTGGCGCCTACATGTACCAGGAGCGGAGAAGGGCTGCAGAGATTGGTTATGAGGACCCCATTAACCTTGATTATGAGGCCACCAACAGGATGTACCACAG GTGCTTGGACTTCATATTGGAGGAGATCGAACATAATCGTAACGCCAACGTGATGGTGGCATCCCACAACGAGGATACCGTTAAGTTCACCCTACAGAG GATGAACGAGATGGGTCTGTCCCCGGGGGAGAATAAGGTCTACTTCGGCCAGCTGCTGGGCATGTGTGACCAGATCAGTTTCCCACTCG GCCAAGCGGGATTCCCAGTTTACAAGTATGTGCCTTATGGCCCTGTGAACGAGGTGCTACCCTACCTATCCCGACGCGCCCAGGAGAACAGAGGCTTCATGAAAGGTTCTACGCGAGAGCGCCACCTCCTGTGGATAGAGCTGAAGCGCAGACTGCTCAGCCGGGAGCTCTTCTACAGCCCTTCCTACTAA
- the prodha gene encoding proline dehydrogenase 1, mitochondrial isoform X2 translates to MSYVKLTPAFAKAAGSRSLNRLASSRGRRLRCTATSTRRARAPAEQERQQQQQQRGEPSCAVLKESAQLELITEGRRVGAGDARRRPESIAMIDFENTKEAYKSKSTLELLRSLLVFKLCSYDLLVDRNKELMDLSRKVLGQKIFEQLMKMTFYGQFVAGEDQEAIKPLVQKNRAFGVGSVLDYSVEEDLTQEEAEKKEMDSCVSEAEKSSPGEDHREKKYKAHRQFGDRRGGVVSARTYFYADEAKCDQHMETFLRCIQASGGSSEDGFSAIKMTALGRPQFLLQFSEVLVKWRRFFSFLAAQQGKERMTALEQKLELDQLKESLTKLGVATKDDIQNWFTGEKLGSSGTIDLLDWNSLINDRTKISNLLVVPNLETGQLEPLLHKFTDEEERQMKRMLQRMDVLAKHAVQEGVRLMVDAEQTYFQPAISRLTLEMQRIFNKEKPIIFNTYQCYLKEAYDNVTVDVELSRREGWYFGAKLVRGAYMYQERRRAAEIGYEDPINLDYEATNRMYHRCLDFILEEIEHNRNANVMVASHNEDTVKFTLQRMNEMGLSPGENKVYFGQLLGMCDQISFPLGQAGFPVYKYVPYGPVNEVLPYLSRRAQENRGFMKGSTRERHLLWIELKRRLLSRELFYSPSY, encoded by the exons ATGTCCTACGTGAAACTTACGCCAGCCTTTGCGAAGGCGGCCGGCTCGCGCAGCCTCAACAGGCTCGCGAGCTCGCGGGGCCGCCGGCTGCGCTGCACGGCGACCTCCACGAGGCGGGCGCGCGCGCCGGCGGAGCAGgaacggcagcagcagcaacaacagcgCGGCGAGCCCTCGTGCGCCGTGCTGAAAGAGTCCGCGCAGCTCGAGCTCATCACCGAAGGCAGGCGCGTTGGCGCCGGCGACGCCCGCCGCCGGCCCGAGAGCATCGCCATGATAGACTTCGAGAACACGAAGGAGGCGTACAAGAGCAAAAGCACGCTGGAGCTCCTCAGGAGTCTGCTCGTGTTCAAGCTTTGCTCGTACGACTTGTTGGTTGACAGGAACAAGGAG CTTATGGACTTGAGCAGAAAGGTTTTGGGGCAGAAAATATTTGAGCAGCTGATGAAGATGACCTTCTACGGGCAGTTTGTAGCTGGGGAGGATCAAGAGGCTATCAAGCCCTTGGTGCAGAAGAATCGGGCGTTTGGTGTAGGGTCAGTTCTGGACTACAGTGTGGAGGAAGACCTGACTCAGGAGGAGGCCGAGAAGAAAGAGATGGA TTCTTGTGTATCGGAAGCTGAGAAATCAAGTCCTG GTGAGGACCACAGAGAGAAGAAGTACAAGGCCCACCGGCAGTTTGGAGATCGCCGGGGGGGCGTAGTCAGTGCCCGCACCTACTTCTATGCCGATGAGGCCAAGTGTGACCAGCACATGGAGACCTTCCTTCGTTGTATCCAAGCTTCAG GTGGAAGCTCTGAAGATGGCTTCTCGGCCATAAAAATGACTGCTCTGGGACGGCCACAGTTCTTG CTCCAGTTCTCAGAGGTGTTGGTGAAGTGGAGGCGCTTCTTCAGCTTCCTGGCTGCCCAGCAGGGGAAGGAAAGGATGACAGCTCTTGAGCAGAAGCTGGAGTTGGACCAGCTGAAG GAGAGTTTGACAAAGCTGGGTGTGGCCACCAAGGATGACATTCAGAACTGGTTTACAGGGGAGAAGCTGGGGTCATCTGG GACTATAGACCTGCTTGACTGGAACAGTCTGATTAATGACAGGACCAAGATCTCTAATCTGCTTGTTGTTCCGAATCTTGAG ACTGGACAGCTGGAGCCCCTCCTCCATAAATTCACGGATGAGGAAGAAAGACAGATGAAGAGAATGCTGCAGAGGATGGACGTACTTGCAAAG CATGCAGTACAGGAAGGTGTGCGGCTGATGGTCGATGCAGAGCAGACATACTTCCAGCCAGCAATAAGCAGGTTGACCCTGGAGATGCAGAGGATCTTCAACAAAGAAAAGCCCATAATCTTCAACACTTATCAGTGCTACCTTAAG GAGGCCTATGACAATGTGACTGTGGATGTAGAGCTGTCACGGCGAGAGGGCTGGTACTTTGGCGCCAAGCTGGTGCGTGGCGCCTACATGTACCAGGAGCGGAGAAGGGCTGCAGAGATTGGTTATGAGGACCCCATTAACCTTGATTATGAGGCCACCAACAGGATGTACCACAG GTGCTTGGACTTCATATTGGAGGAGATCGAACATAATCGTAACGCCAACGTGATGGTGGCATCCCACAACGAGGATACCGTTAAGTTCACCCTACAGAG GATGAACGAGATGGGTCTGTCCCCGGGGGAGAATAAGGTCTACTTCGGCCAGCTGCTGGGCATGTGTGACCAGATCAGTTTCCCACTCG GCCAAGCGGGATTCCCAGTTTACAAGTATGTGCCTTATGGCCCTGTGAACGAGGTGCTACCCTACCTATCCCGACGCGCCCAGGAGAACAGAGGCTTCATGAAAGGTTCTACGCGAGAGCGCCACCTCCTGTGGATAGAGCTGAAGCGCAGACTGCTCAGCCGGGAGCTCTTCTACAGCCCTTCCTACTAA